ATCCTTACAAAACATCAAAATTCAAGTAATGTTAAAAGATTCAAAATAGGATGCTTGAAATGAAATATCACATGAATTATTTTGATGCTTTGAGGTGAGTTGAAAATTAGTTTTAGAATTGAGTAATTTCAATTAAAGCACCTCCTAGTTGTATTGTATTATGCGTAAAGTTCATTTTAGACTGATCAATTTAACCATCAACTCATGAGATTTGAAAGGTTTTGAATGGATGATAATTTTTAACTAATAATGAATGAAGCAACAATAaccaaattatttattttgtacAAAAAAGAATTGGTAGTTGTGGAAACTTGAAATAAATGATATAGCTGAAATTAGAAGtattttcaaagtcaaaaggtTGAAGCTATATGGCCTACAAATTTCCCCTTTTTCCGTCCACCtacccaaaaagaaaaataatgctAATATTGTTTCTGGATTTGAAATTCAGACTACAGAACCATTTAAATCATCctttgctatatatatatatatatatatatatatatataattcaataattaaataataaattataaataataataacaaaaaattcTACGGATAGAGATGGCTTGATTATGCAAATTATTCTTATACTCgagaaattaattaatgaattaattcaATAAATAAAGAGACAAAACACTTATAGAATCAAATAAACCTCAAatcaattatttaaaaaaatattgaactTTGTCATCATTTATTTAGAAGATACTcttaattttttctaaaaaatgtcGTATTAGAAGCGTTTTATACTTGAGAAAAATTTAAACTATGAAACGATGTGATGGAGATGGTGACTTGGTAATACAGATTATCATTAGGCCattattttaaaagtaattttcaaacatttataaaaaaaaaatgcagaATGATATCGTTCAGAGATTTGGGAGTGTGGGGGAAGGAGTTAAAATCTAGaggtgagatagaaaagtgctTTCTATTTCATTAATATACATGGGTATATACAAGTTGAAGTGTGAATGATAGAAACTTGAAAACACCTCCGGTGAGTTTTTAGCCAccagggtttttttttcttttttttttttttctttttttttgccTGCCTTGTAAAATTAGCAACAAGCAAAGCAAAAGCCTTAAACATCAGAATCGCAAAATTTACCATCCATCCGATTTTGAACGGCTTTGATGGCGGCGACTCTAGCCGCAGTGGCGGCTCTATTAGCAGCAACCACGGCTTTATTCACTTCTTCATCTAGTCTGGGAAGATTTATAGCATTCCTTGCTGCCTTCCTAGATGCCTGGATTTTGTACAAACATCATCAGAATTCATCTCAATACTTAGCTATAGCTAACACTCTCACAGTTGTGGTGACTAGAGATCAATGGATGAATTGAAACTAGGTACCTGAACAGCTTGGAGAACGGTATCGTTTAGTGGTGAGAGAGGATGCTTGAGGCTCCCACCATCCCATTCGCCACATTTGGCCTCACTGTTTCGGAAAGTATATGTACCATATCCTTGCCTTTGTCCTTCATGCCATGATCCTTCGTAACAATGGCCGTTCACGAAATGGTAGATTCCAAAACCGTGTACTTTGTCCCCAAAATATTCACCAGCATATCTATCTCCATTTCTACAGATGCAATTTGGGATCTCAGTTAAATTTATGTACTCCCAACAGAAAACCAGCCAGCTAGTTTCTCAATAAACAAAAGATATTTCAATCCTAGAAGCGTAAAGAACAAGATAATTTATGAGTGGGTCATCAAGGTGCAGCCCTTATTGTAGCTTAAAGTCAAATTGAACTCACAAATTTTTATTGGATATCTATCTCTTGCTAGATTTGACAATATCATGAGAGGAAGTGAACTCCAAACAGAGACGTTTCTTTGTTTCAAGTAAATAACCAAATCGATTCAGAACCCAGATGTTCATAATACTAAAACAAATTGGGAAACAGTCTGGAACCAGATGATCACATAGTTACCAATTCTAGCAGGATTACGTTGATACAAAAAGAGAATTAATacccaatcaaatcaaccaggTTCCTACCAGAAATGCAACAAAATTGAACTCAGACAGCGCGCCTAATATCTTATAAACAATTTACGGGCTGAAATACTTCACTGTTGTATTAACTATAAGCAATCACAACCCAAAAAAGagtaattcaatgaaattaaAGCACACGAAAGCTTCAGGGAAACCGTTTAGATCccaaaaacaagaagaaacaAATCAAACGATTGAAATGCCTGATCTAGTTTTACCTGAAATAGTAGCATCCAAGACCATGTTTAACGCCACGCTTGAACTCGCCAACATAGCAGCTACCATCAGCGCAAGTCTGAAACCCAACGCCATGGCTTTGACCATTGCACCACTCACCGGCATAGGAATCCCCTGTGAAGAACTTATACACTCCAAATCCATGTCTAAGACCCTGTCGATATTGGCCTCTGTAACGACTTCCCTTCGCCCAGCTCTCAACCCCATAGCCATCGTACCTCCCGTCGACCCAATCACCTTCATATCTACCACTTAGGAAATAGTTATAAACCCCACTTCCATTACAACTGCCATTGTGAAACTCTCCCTCGTAGAAATCGCCATTGCTATAGAACTCTACGCCTTCTCTGATAATTTTTCTCTGCTTTTCGGCGTCGTCTTCGGTTTCGATCGAATCCCCAATGTACCACTGGACCGGAGTCGAATCCGTCCTGGAGAAACAGAATCTCGTCGTGTTCCGATGCCAGGAATGCTTGATAAACGAAAGAATATGTAAAATTAACCCCTTATTCTTGCTCACAAATACAAGCGTAATAGCAACAAAAATCAAAGCCAACAACAAGTTTTCCGACGGAAGTAACCCATCCTTCCTCAAAAAGAAGAAGGCAAAGAGCAAGGAGAAGAAGGTAAAGCAAAGAAACAAAGCCGTAGCAAGAACACGGTTCGCAAATCGGTTCAATCCGGTTCTCGGCGATGAACCGGACCTA
This region of Cucumis melo cultivar AY chromosome 7, USDA_Cmelo_AY_1.0, whole genome shotgun sequence genomic DNA includes:
- the LOC103487572 gene encoding uncharacterized protein LOC103487572, whose amino-acid sequence is MDGQKSPLKLTRTQSSLLRSSPTFRSSIHSLSSITEGELIAVHQEDDDEEKQRPKKPRRSGSSPRTGLNRFANRVLATALFLCFTFFSLLFAFFFLRKDGLLPSENLLLALIFVAITLVFVSKNKGLILHILSFIKHSWHRNTTRFCFSRTDSTPVQWYIGDSIETEDDAEKQRKIIREGVEFYSNGDFYEGEFHNGSCNGSGVYNYFLSGRYEGDWVDGRYDGYGVESWAKGSRYRGQYRQGLRHGFGVYKFFTGDSYAGEWCNGQSHGVGFQTCADGSCYVGEFKRGVKHGLGCYYFRNGDRYAGEYFGDKVHGFGIYHFVNGHCYEGSWHEGQRQGYGTYTFRNSEAKCGEWDGGSLKHPLSPLNDTVLQAVQASRKAARNAINLPRLDEEVNKAVVAANRAATAARVAAIKAVQNRMDGKFCDSDV